The segment GGTTCGGCCTGGCACCGGACGCGGCCCAGTACTACCCGTACTACGCCCGCTGCGCCGAGCTCGGGATCCCGATCATGATGCAGGTCGGCCACTGCCTCGACTACCGCCGCGACCGGATCCTCGAGAGCGTCGGGCGTCCCCAGACCCTCGAGCGGGTGGCGATCGACTTCCCGGAGCTGACCATCATCGGCATCCACCTGGGCTGGCCGTGGACGGAGGAGATGATCGCGATGTGCTTCAAGCACGCGAACGTCTACGTCGCGGCCGACGCCTACGCGCCCAAGCACTGGCCGGCGGAGTACGTGAAGTTCGCGAACTCGTGGGGCTCGGACAAGTGCCTGTTCGGCACCGACTGGCCCGTGATCGGGCCCGAGCGCGCGATCGAGGAGATCGACGGGCTGGGACTGCGACCGGAGTCGCGCCGCAAGCTCCTGCGCGACAACGCCGTGCGGATCTTCGGTCTGTGATGGCGGCCATCCCTGCGACCTTCGTCCCGCTCACGGTCGCCGACGGCGTCCGGGTCTCGGCCGGACGCACTCCCGGCAAGGTCGCGCTCCGCGAGGGGGAGCGGACCCTCACCTACGCCGCCCTGCGCAGCCGCGTGCACCGCGTGGGCAACGCCGCTCTCGCCGGGCTGGGGCTCACGTCGGGCGACCACGTCGCGGTCGTCGCGGGCAACCGCCTCGAGTACGTCGAGCTGGTGGTCGGCCTCGCCGGCGCGGGCCTGGCGGTCGTGACGATCTCGCCGGCCTCGTCGGCGGCGGAGATGAGCTACATCGTGGCCGACAGCAAGGTGCGGGCGCTCGTCGTCGACCGGGCGTGCGAGGAGGTGGCGCGGTCGGTCGCCGACGCGGCGGGGATCCCGGTCGTGCTGCTGGACGACGGCTACGAGGACTGGCTCGGCGCGGCACGCGACTCGCACCCCGGCGTCGTCCCGGACGAGTGGGACGCCATGGTCGTCCACTACACCTCCGGCACCACGGGCGAGCCGAAGGGCGTCCTGTGCCCGCACCGCTCGCGCACGCTCAACTACCTGGCGATGGCCGCGGAGTACGGCGCCTACGGTCCCCGCGACCACGGGCTCACGATCGCCCCGATGTACCACGGGGCCGGGCTCTCGTTCACGCTCGCCAACGTCTTCCTCGGCGGGTCCGCGACGATCCTGCCGAGGTTCGACCCCGAGGCCGTGCTGGCCGGGTTCGCCGCCGAGCCGATCACGAACGCCTTCATGGTCCCGACGCACTTCCACGGTCTCTTCGGCCTCGGCGACGAGCGCGTCGCGGCGATCGGGCACGGCGCGCTCAAGACCATCGTGTCCAACGCGGCGCCGCTCTCGCAGGCGATGAAGGAGCGGATCGTCGACGTCATCGGCGACGGGTACCTCTTCGAGTGCTACGGCTCGACCGAGGCCGGGGTCGTGTCCAACCTCGCGCCCGCCGACCAACTGCGCAAGGAGCGGTCCGTCGGGCTGCCGTTCCCGGCGACCGAGGTCCGGCTGCTCGACGAGGAGGGCCACGAGGTCGGCGTCGGCGACGTCGGTGAGCTGTTCAGCCGCTCGCCGTACCTGTTCACTGGCTACCAGGGGCGCGAGGCGGCCACCGCGGCCGCGCTGCGCGACGGCTGGTTCTCGGCGGGCGACCTCGCGGTGCGCGACGACGAGGGCTACCTCTACCTGGTCGACCGCAAGGGCGACAAGATCATCACGGGCGGGCTCAACGTGTACCCGCGCGAGGTGGAGGAGGTGCTGGCCCGCCACCCCGCGGTCGACGAGGCGTCGGTCTTCGGTGTCGCCGACGAGCGGTGGGGCGAGGCGATCCGCGCCTCGGTCACGCTCGCCCCGGGCGCGTCGGGTCGCCTCGACGTGGAGGAGGTGCTCGCGTTCTGCCGCGAGCAGCTGGCCGGCTACAAGGTGCCCAAGCACGTCGAGGTCGTCGAGGCGCTGCCGCGCAACGCGGGCGGCAAGGTCCTGCGTCGAGTTCTGCGCGACCGCGCGGAGGCCGGCCGATGAACGGGCGGGCGTCCGTGAGCAGGGGCCGGGCATGACCGACGTCGACGTCGCGGTCGTCTTCCACAGCGCCTATCGGGGCTCCACCCGGGCGCTGGCGGAGGCGGTCGCCCGCGGCGTCGCCATGGTCGAGGGCGCCACGGCGCTCCTCGTGCCGGTCGAGCAGGTCGACGACCACTGGGACCGCCTGCATGCCGCCGATGCCGTCGTGCTCGGCAGCCCGACCTACATCGGCTCGGTGAGCGCGGTGTTCAAGACGTTCGTCGAACGGCTAGCGGGAGACGTGTGGCGCGAGCGGATGTGGCTCAACAAGGTGGCGAGCGGGTTCACGGTGAGCGCCGGGCCGTCCGGGGACAAGCTCAACGCGCTCCAGGACCTCGCGGTGTTCGCGGCCCAGCTCGGCATGATCTGGGTGCCCGTCCGACACGTCGGGGGGCACTACGCCACCTCGACGTCGATGGAGACGGCCCTCAACCGCATGGGCGGGTACCTCGGCGTGATGGCACAGGCCGACATCGACCGACGGCCGCCGGACGCCCCGCCCGCGAACGACCTGCGCACCGCCGAGCTGCACGGCCAGCACGTGGCCTCGGTGGCACGCCAGCTCGCGGCCGGGCGGGCGAAGCATCCCTCGCCCTACCCGGACCGCTGTGTACGTCCTGGCGTGCCCGCGACCCTCTGGGAGGTGCCCCTTGCTGAGTAGCATGACGCGCGTGGGCCCCACGAGTCGCGACATCGCCCGCGAGGCCGGCGTCTCCCAGTCGACCGTGTCTCGTGCGCTCCGTCGCGACCCGAGGGTGACCGAGCAGACGCAGCTGCTCGTCCAGGAGGTGGCCCAGCGCCTCGGGTACGTCACCAACCACGCGGCGCGCAGCCTCAAGACACGTCGGACGCAGACCATCGGCGTCGTGGTCGCCGACCTGCGCAACCCCTACTTCCTGGAGGTCGTCGACGCGCTGCGCGACGAGCTCCACCTCGCCGGCTACCGGACGTTCCTCGTGTCGGACCAGCAGGGCTCCGACGACGGGAGCGAGCTCGTCGACCTGCTGCTGGGCTCGGTCGACGGTGTCGTGTTCGCCTCGGCGCAGAGTGCCGACACCGCCGCGACCGGCTTCGCCGACCTGCGGATGCCGGTCGTGCTGGTGAATCGCGAGATCGAGAGCCGGCCTCTCGATCGCGTGCTGTCGGACTACACGGCCGGCGGCAGGCTCGCTGCGGAGCACCTCGTCGAGCTCGGCCACCGCCGCATCGGCCTCATCACCGGTCCGAGCGCGATGGCCGTCTTCCGTGACCGCGAGGAGGCCTTCCGTGGCACGCTCGCGCAGCTGGGGGTGCCGTTCGACGAGCGGCTGCGACGCGAGGGTCCGTTCTCCTACGAGGTCGGCGAGCAGCTGGGCGCCGAGCTCATGCAGGGGCCGGACGTGCCGACGGCGATCTTCTGCGCCGACGACCTCGTGGCGTTCGGCGTGCTCGACGCCGCCCAGCGGCACGGGCTGCGGGTCCCGGATGATCTCTCGGTCATGGGCTACGACGACCTCACGATGGCCGGCTGGGACCGCTTCGGTCTCACGACCGTCCGCCAGCCGATGGACGAGATGGCGCGGGCGGCGGCCCGGCTCGTGCTCGGGCGCATCCACGGCACCGACGACTCGGCGGAGCCGCAGCGACAGGTCCACCCGGTGCGGCTCGTCCGCCGTTCCAGCACCGGCCCGGCGCGGGCCTGAGCCGGCGAGAGGGCGGGGACGGGCATGGTCGACGAGATGATCCATACGTATGCATCCGGCCTCGACGGCGCCGGCGGACGGGGCCTGGAGCTCGACCCCGCGAGCACGGCACTGCTCGTCGTCGACATGCAGAACGCCTTCTGCGACGAGGCCGGCAGCCTCGCCCGCAGCGGGCTCGACCACCGGCCGGCGGCCGCGGTGGTGCCGACGGTGGCGTCGCTGCTCGCCGCTGCCCGGAACGGTGGCGCGCACGTCGTGCACACCCGCTACTCGTTGCGGGCCGACCACGGCGACGCCGGGCTGCTCTTCGAGGTCGCGCCGGCGCTGCGCCTGCCCGGTGCTCTCGTCGGCGACGACTGGGACGCCGAGATCGTGCCCGCCCTCACCCCGTGGCCAGGAGAGCGCGTGGTGGACAAGACGCGGTACAGCGCGTTCTTCGGCACCGGCCTCGCGGAGGAGCTGCGTGCGCTCGACGTCGGGACCGTCGTGGTGTGCGGCGTGACCACCAACGTCTGCGTCGAGGGCACCGCCCGCGACGCCTTCGCCCACGACCTCCGGGTCGTCGTCGTGGCCGACGCGACGGCCGCGGTCGACGACGACCTGCACACGTCCTCCCTGCGCAGCATGGCGTACGGGATCGGCACCCTCTCGACCGCGGCGGCCACGGTCGCCGCCCTCACCGAAGGAGCACGACGATGACCAGTCCAGCACCCGAGAGTGCGACCCCGCCCGACGTGACCCCGCCCGGGGACCGGCCCTTCGTGGCCGACGCGGTCTGCCACCCCTACAACTTCGCGCCGGAGAACCAGCGCGGCTCCTACGGCAAAGCGTTCACCGACGTCATGTGGAGCTCGCACCCCATCATCAACCCGCCCGAGCACCAGCTGACCCGTGAGCAGTGGGAGCGCGACTGGGACATCGAGCAGTTCGTCGACACGATGTTCCTGGAGAGCGCCACGGACCTGGCCTGCGTGCACTCCCTGCCGATCTACGACGCGTACGTCGACGGCCTCTCCGCGATCGACAAGGGCGCAGAGCTGAAGCGGCGGTACCCGGAGCGGGTGCTCTGGTACGCGACAGCCGACCTGTTCCGGGGCGAGGAGGCGCTCGAGTCGATCGAGCACCAGGTCCGTGACCTCGGCGCCGACGGCATCAAGCTCTACCCGGCGCAGTACCTGCGTGGCCGGACGCGGTACTGGGAGATGTCGGACGACACCTTCGCCTATCCGGTCTTCGAGCTCGCCCAGGAGCTCGGGGTCAAGAACATCGCGGTGCACAAGGCGCTGCCCCTCGGGCCGGTCTCCACCGACGCGATGCGGGTCGACGACATCGGTCGCGCCGCCGCGCGGTTCCCGGACATCAACTTCCAGATCGTCCATGCCGGGTTCATGTTCATCGACGAGACGCGCATGCTGTTGATGAACCACCCGAACGTCTACGTGACGCTCGAGGCCTCGTTCGTCAGCGTGCTGCTCGATCCGGCGGCGTTCGGGCGGATCCTCGGCGCGTTCTTGTCAGAGGGCGGCCCGGACCGGATCCTCTACTCCTCGGCCGCGACCAACCCCCACCCGCGGTACCTGCTCGACGCGTTCGACCGGTTCGAGCTGCCGGACGACGTCCCGCACACCCTCGATCGTCGGACACGCGACCTGATTCTCGGGGGCAACCTCGCGCGGCTGCACGGCATCGACCCGGTCGAGCGACGCGCGAGCACCGCGGGGGACCGGTTTGCCACCGCTGTGGCCCGGGACGGGTACCGCGACCCCTGGAGCATCGTGCGCGCCGCCGACGCCGCCGAGGTCCCGGCATGAGTGCGGCAGGGAGCCGGCTCCCGGCGACCAGCGGGACCGCGGCAGACGCGGTGGCCGTCGCCCTGCGTGACGTGCCCGACCCCTGCATGGTGGCTGCCGGTGCCCCGACCTCGATCGTCGACCTGGGCCTGGTCGACGCCGTGGACGTCGTGGACGGCTGCGCACGCGTCGTCGTCACCCTGACCGAACCCGGCTGCCCGTTCACCCACCACATCATCGAAGAGGTCACCGAGGCGGCTCTGGCCATCGATGGTGTCTCGTCCGTCGAGGTGTCGCCCCGGTGGGCGCCGCTGTGGACCGAGGCGCGCGCGACGGCGGAGGGTCGCCGCACGCTCGATCTCGCCCGGGCCAGGATCGGGGGGCCGCGACCGTGACGCGGTGTCCTGAGGACGGCGCACTCGTCGGGTCTCGGTGCACGCACGGCGGCTGGCTAGGCTCGCAGCATGGCTGAGGCGCAGATCGAAGGTCCCGACGGTCCCATCGAGGCGTGGGTGGCCACGCCTGCCGTGGGGGAGGGGCCGTGGCCGGGAGTGCTCCTCGTGGTCGATGCGATCGGGCTGCGACCCCAGATCCATGTCATGGCCGACCGGTTCGCGTCGTTGGGCTACACGGTGCTCGCGCCGAACGTCTTCCACCACTTCGGCACGGCTGCGGAGACGTCGCCCGAGGGGGACCTGCGCGAGCCCGGGGCTCGCGAGGCGTTCTTCGAGCAGGCCATGCCGCGCGTCCACGCCCTCACGCCCGAGCTCTCACGGCCCGACACCGCCCTCTTCCTCGACGTGCTGCAGGCGCGCGACGACGTGGCCGACGGTCCGGTCGGGGTCGTCGGGTACTGCATGGGCGCCCGGATCGCCCTGCGTGCCGCAGGTGACCACCCCGGCCGCGTCTCCGTCGCCGCGGGCTTCCACGGCGGTGGGCTCGTCGACGACACCGAGGAGAGCCCGCACCTCTCCTTGCGCACCGCGCGTGCGACGGTGCTGCTGCGCCATGCCGACGACGACCCGTCGATGCCCTCCGAGCACCAGGAGTCGATCGCCGAGCTCGCTGCCGCATCCGGCGTCGTGCTCGACCAGGCCGTCTACCCTGGAGCGCCGCACGGCTTCACCATGGCCGACACGTCGATGTACGACGCGGGCGCGGCGCAGCGTCACGAGGACGAGCTCCGAGAGCACCTCGCCTCCGTCCTCGGCTGACCGTCGAGAGCGTCTCGTCAGCCGCCGACCTCGAAGAGGCCGGCTGCGCCCATCCCGCCGCCGACGCACATCGACACGACGACGTAGCGCGCACCGAGCCGACGGCCGGCGAGGAGCGCGTGGCCCACGCCGCGGGCACCCGTCATGCCGTAGGGGTGGCCGAGGGCGATCGCGCCACCGTCGACGTTCATCCGGGCGGGATCGATGCCGAGG is part of the Aeromicrobium sp. Leaf245 genome and harbors:
- a CDS encoding class I adenylate-forming enzyme family protein; this translates as MAAIPATFVPLTVADGVRVSAGRTPGKVALREGERTLTYAALRSRVHRVGNAALAGLGLTSGDHVAVVAGNRLEYVELVVGLAGAGLAVVTISPASSAAEMSYIVADSKVRALVVDRACEEVARSVADAAGIPVVLLDDGYEDWLGAARDSHPGVVPDEWDAMVVHYTSGTTGEPKGVLCPHRSRTLNYLAMAAEYGAYGPRDHGLTIAPMYHGAGLSFTLANVFLGGSATILPRFDPEAVLAGFAAEPITNAFMVPTHFHGLFGLGDERVAAIGHGALKTIVSNAAPLSQAMKERIVDVIGDGYLFECYGSTEAGVVSNLAPADQLRKERSVGLPFPATEVRLLDEEGHEVGVGDVGELFSRSPYLFTGYQGREAATAAALRDGWFSAGDLAVRDDEGYLYLVDRKGDKIITGGLNVYPREVEEVLARHPAVDEASVFGVADERWGEAIRASVTLAPGASGRLDVEEVLAFCREQLAGYKVPKHVEVVEALPRNAGGKVLRRVLRDRAEAGR
- a CDS encoding flavodoxin family protein; the protein is MTDVDVAVVFHSAYRGSTRALAEAVARGVAMVEGATALLVPVEQVDDHWDRLHAADAVVLGSPTYIGSVSAVFKTFVERLAGDVWRERMWLNKVASGFTVSAGPSGDKLNALQDLAVFAAQLGMIWVPVRHVGGHYATSTSMETALNRMGGYLGVMAQADIDRRPPDAPPANDLRTAELHGQHVASVARQLAAGRAKHPSPYPDRCVRPGVPATLWEVPLAE
- a CDS encoding metal-sulfur cluster assembly factor; translated protein: MSAAGSRLPATSGTAADAVAVALRDVPDPCMVAAGAPTSIVDLGLVDAVDVVDGCARVVVTLTEPGCPFTHHIIEEVTEAALAIDGVSSVEVSPRWAPLWTEARATAEGRRTLDLARARIGGPRP
- a CDS encoding cysteine hydrolase; this encodes MVDEMIHTYASGLDGAGGRGLELDPASTALLVVDMQNAFCDEAGSLARSGLDHRPAAAVVPTVASLLAAARNGGAHVVHTRYSLRADHGDAGLLFEVAPALRLPGALVGDDWDAEIVPALTPWPGERVVDKTRYSAFFGTGLAEELRALDVGTVVVCGVTTNVCVEGTARDAFAHDLRVVVVADATAAVDDDLHTSSLRSMAYGIGTLSTAAATVAALTEGARR
- a CDS encoding dienelactone hydrolase family protein — translated: MAEAQIEGPDGPIEAWVATPAVGEGPWPGVLLVVDAIGLRPQIHVMADRFASLGYTVLAPNVFHHFGTAAETSPEGDLREPGAREAFFEQAMPRVHALTPELSRPDTALFLDVLQARDDVADGPVGVVGYCMGARIALRAAGDHPGRVSVAAGFHGGGLVDDTEESPHLSLRTARATVLLRHADDDPSMPSEHQESIAELAAASGVVLDQAVYPGAPHGFTMADTSMYDAGAAQRHEDELREHLASVLG
- a CDS encoding LacI family DNA-binding transcriptional regulator is translated as MGPTSRDIAREAGVSQSTVSRALRRDPRVTEQTQLLVQEVAQRLGYVTNHAARSLKTRRTQTIGVVVADLRNPYFLEVVDALRDELHLAGYRTFLVSDQQGSDDGSELVDLLLGSVDGVVFASAQSADTAATGFADLRMPVVLVNREIESRPLDRVLSDYTAGGRLAAEHLVELGHRRIGLITGPSAMAVFRDREEAFRGTLAQLGVPFDERLRREGPFSYEVGEQLGAELMQGPDVPTAIFCADDLVAFGVLDAAQRHGLRVPDDLSVMGYDDLTMAGWDRFGLTTVRQPMDEMARAAARLVLGRIHGTDDSAEPQRQVHPVRLVRRSSTGPARA
- a CDS encoding amidohydrolase family protein, which translates into the protein MTEMSYGAIDIVVAPHTPREIAEDQVGVDETFMDKVRMPEDMRRGVPMEDYVAAMDRAGVERSLLIATRAGDLRVRHSYEIPYQRVADYCAAFPGRFSGLAGIDPTRGISGLKELDHAVHDLGFVGAHLYPHWFGLAPDAAQYYPYYARCAELGIPIMMQVGHCLDYRRDRILESVGRPQTLERVAIDFPELTIIGIHLGWPWTEEMIAMCFKHANVYVAADAYAPKHWPAEYVKFANSWGSDKCLFGTDWPVIGPERAIEEIDGLGLRPESRRKLLRDNAVRIFGL
- a CDS encoding amidohydrolase family protein, producing the protein MTSPAPESATPPDVTPPGDRPFVADAVCHPYNFAPENQRGSYGKAFTDVMWSSHPIINPPEHQLTREQWERDWDIEQFVDTMFLESATDLACVHSLPIYDAYVDGLSAIDKGAELKRRYPERVLWYATADLFRGEEALESIEHQVRDLGADGIKLYPAQYLRGRTRYWEMSDDTFAYPVFELAQELGVKNIAVHKALPLGPVSTDAMRVDDIGRAAARFPDINFQIVHAGFMFIDETRMLLMNHPNVYVTLEASFVSVLLDPAAFGRILGAFLSEGGPDRILYSSAATNPHPRYLLDAFDRFELPDDVPHTLDRRTRDLILGGNLARLHGIDPVERRASTAGDRFATAVARDGYRDPWSIVRAADAAEVPA